In Uranotaenia lowii strain MFRU-FL chromosome 2, ASM2978415v1, whole genome shotgun sequence, one genomic interval encodes:
- the LOC129746969 gene encoding uncharacterized protein LOC129746969 produces MSSAGKYVRAPKSNSDPEEYGEMYGEWSSDDMEFEEREIPINEKREYKKSENQEYIQKIEKLQNTIDKLVKEMNTYRSREDDESVRSSALSDEDLSWNNAKVNPGSSANSGSIRWENIKPFPNDVPANAMWEQWNRFIDRFEIATSLANVTDPVKRAQTLFLSMGEKLQGITRAARLRPSLTEPNCYNLFVKNIEKYLQSMVDVTAEHEMFSNLQQGIDEPTIAFHARLLEKVRLCRYSQTDQDRFIRMQLLKGMRNREVAKAARIFGYETTFIVQSATREEAYIPKPSRVAESSRAFVVSRERNRFSGNKHLPKRRYNDAGWNYPERYRQESENHFSGEGKRFRCNRCNRLFHKSGTCPATNEECRTCGNPGHYAATCRERNATYIQKRQSSIKERSGEKDKHRFIGANLFPTRKRI; encoded by the coding sequence ATGTCGTCTGCCGGAAAATATGTTCGGGCCCCTAAATCCAACAGCGATCCCGAAGAATACGGCGAAATGTATGGCGAGTGGTCGTCAGATGACATGGAGTTTGAAGAACGTGAAATTCCAATAAACGAGAAAcgtgaatataaaaaaagtgaaaaccaGGAATACATCCAGAAGATAGAAAAACTGCAGAATACTATAGATAAATTAGTTAAAGAGATGAACACTTATCGCTCTCGTGAAGATGACGAGTCGGTCAGAAGTTCTGCGCTTTCTGATGAAGATCTAAGCTGGAACAATGCGAAGGTCAATCCAGGTTCATCAGCAAACTCTGGTAGTATTCGATGGGAAAATATAAAACCTTTCCCAAACGATGTTCCGGCAAACGCTATGTGGGAACAATGGAACAGGTTTATCGATCGGTTTGAGATCGCTACTTCCTTGGCAAATGTGACGGACCCTGTCAAGCGCGCTCAGACATTGTTCCTTTCGATGGGAGAGAAACTCCAAGGAATTACCAGGGCTGCGAGACTTCGCCCAAGTCTGACCGAACCAAACTGCTACAACCTATTTGtcaaaaacatcgaaaaatatCTGCAATCAATGGTCGACGTAACGGCGGAACATGAAATGTTTTCCAATCTCCAACAAGGCATTGATGAACCAACTATTGCCTTCCATGCACGTCTTTTGGAAAAAGTGCGTCTCTGTCGTTATAGTCAAACGGATCAGGATCGATTCATTCGAATGCAACTACTTAAAGGAATGCGTAACCGTGAGGTGGCAAAGGCGGCGAGAATTTTTGGCTATGAGACGACTTTTATTGTACAGTCTGCGACTCGAGAAGAGGCATACATTCCGAAACCGTCACGAGTAGCTGAATCCAGCAGAGCATTCGTGGTGTCGCGAGAACGGAATCGGTTCAGTGGAAATAAACACCTGCCAAAACGCCGATATAATGATGCGGGCTGGAATTACCCGGAAAGGTATCGACAAGAAAGCGAGAAccatttttccggagaaggaaAACGTTTTCGCTGCAATAGGTGTAACCGTTTGTTCCACAAATCTGGAACTTGTCCGGCAACTAATGAGGAGTGTCGTACTTGTGGAAATCCTGGACATTACGCGGCAACGTGCAGGGAAAGAAATGCCACGTACATTCAGAAAAGGCAAAGCTCCATTAAGGAAAGATCGGGTGAAAAAGATAAGCATAGGTTCATCGGAGCCAATTTGTTTCCTACACGcaaaagaatttag